The following are from one region of the Phycisphaerae bacterium genome:
- the tpx gene encoding thiol peroxidase gives MSRTVTLKGNPLNLEGPQLKAGDKAPDATLKKSLVDKVKVSETQGKTRIFSVVPSLDTPVCATQTKRFNEEAAKMSNIAFYTISCDLPTAQARFCGAEGIDREKLHVLSDHQDTSFGKAYGTLVPDLRVNCRAAFVVDAGGTIRYAEYVPEIAEQPNYDAILKAAREAAEA, from the coding sequence ATGAGCCGCACCGTTACCCTCAAGGGCAATCCGCTGAATCTCGAAGGCCCGCAGCTGAAGGCCGGCGACAAGGCCCCGGATGCCACGCTCAAGAAAAGCCTGGTCGACAAGGTCAAGGTCTCGGAGACCCAGGGTAAGACGCGTATTTTCAGCGTCGTGCCTTCGCTGGACACGCCGGTCTGCGCCACGCAGACCAAGCGATTCAACGAGGAAGCGGCCAAGATGAGCAATATCGCCTTCTACACCATCAGTTGCGATCTGCCCACCGCCCAGGCCCGGTTCTGCGGGGCCGAGGGCATTGACCGTGAGAAGCTGCACGTGCTCAGCGACCACCAGGACACGAGCTTCGGCAAGGCCTACGGCACGCTGGTTCCCGACCTGCGAGTGAATTGCCGGGCGGCGTTTGTGGTGGATGCCGGGGGCACGATCCGCTACGCGGAATACGTACCGGAAATCGCCGAGCAGCCCAACTATGACGCGATTCTCAAGGCGGCCCGCGAAGCGGCCGAGGCGTAA
- a CDS encoding cation:proton antiporter has translation MDQLYMSLAVAAAAALVLALSAGVLKRSAWLPSAPLAATALGILVGPAMLGLVRPDAWGVPHHILLEIARMSVATAVMSIALRVPWTFWKEHAGAMALALSLGMLLMWLATAALCWLLLPLGFASALLLGAVLTPTDPVISGAITTGQLAKTMTPEHVRYGLAAESGANDGAAYAFVTLPLLALLAPGAPAWDRYLTEGLLRGIVAACVAGAAVGAAVAGLQRLAVKGRWPSDASATVISPALALLTLGVLKLLGSDGILGVFVAGVAFNAITAGGSDPERKQEQAQERVQEILDLMLSWPAFLLFGAMLPWHAWRAHGWMLLLASVSVLLLRRPPWFYFLSRSLTEDRPSRLFLAWFGPIGMAAIFYAAHAYTAGHREIWIFGSFLILASVVVHGITATAGTKWYGRRIGRMAPAT, from the coding sequence ATGGACCAGTTGTACATGAGCCTGGCGGTCGCGGCGGCGGCGGCGCTGGTGCTGGCGTTGTCGGCCGGCGTGCTGAAGCGCTCCGCGTGGCTCCCGTCGGCCCCACTGGCGGCGACGGCTCTCGGCATTCTGGTCGGACCGGCCATGCTCGGACTGGTGCGGCCGGACGCCTGGGGTGTGCCGCACCATATCCTGCTCGAAATCGCCCGCATGTCTGTGGCCACGGCGGTGATGTCGATTGCGCTTCGCGTGCCGTGGACGTTCTGGAAAGAACACGCGGGGGCCATGGCGCTGGCCCTGAGCCTGGGAATGTTGCTCATGTGGCTGGCGACGGCCGCGCTGTGTTGGCTGCTCCTCCCGCTGGGCTTTGCCAGTGCCCTGCTTCTGGGGGCGGTCCTTACTCCAACCGATCCGGTGATCTCCGGTGCCATCACGACCGGCCAACTGGCCAAGACGATGACGCCGGAGCACGTTCGTTACGGTCTGGCGGCCGAGTCCGGCGCGAATGACGGCGCCGCGTACGCGTTTGTCACGCTGCCGCTCCTGGCGCTGTTGGCGCCCGGTGCGCCGGCATGGGACCGATACCTGACGGAGGGGTTACTGCGCGGAATCGTGGCGGCGTGCGTGGCTGGAGCGGCCGTGGGCGCGGCTGTGGCCGGACTCCAGCGGCTTGCCGTCAAAGGCCGATGGCCAAGCGATGCGAGCGCAACGGTGATCTCTCCGGCGTTGGCGCTGTTGACGCTTGGCGTGCTGAAGCTGCTCGGCAGTGACGGCATCCTTGGCGTATTTGTCGCCGGCGTCGCGTTCAATGCGATCACGGCTGGGGGCTCGGATCCGGAACGCAAGCAGGAGCAGGCACAGGAGCGCGTGCAGGAGATTCTCGATCTCATGTTGAGCTGGCCGGCGTTTCTGCTCTTCGGCGCCATGCTCCCGTGGCACGCATGGCGGGCGCACGGTTGGATGCTGCTTCTGGCTTCGGTGTCCGTGCTGTTGCTGCGCCGCCCGCCGTGGTTCTATTTCCTTTCGCGGTCGCTGACGGAGGACCGGCCGAGCAGGCTGTTCCTGGCCTGGTTCGGGCCGATCGGCATGGCGGCGATCTTCTACGCGGCACATGCGTACACCGCGGGGCACCGAGAAATCTGGATTTTCGGCAGCTTTCTCATCCTTGCGTCGGTGGTGGTGCACGGAATCACGGCAACGGCGGGGACAAAATGGTACGGGCGGCGTATCGGCCGGATGGCGCCGGCGACGTAG
- a CDS encoding SpoIIE family protein phosphatase, which translates to MPRLHHASMERGTIPMAELLITLADGRTRRVTCGPLPQVIGRDARCDIPIDDLSASRQHARISLGPIGYIVEDMGSKNGTLVNDAPCTGQPLRDGDRVLIGSTAITFRDGPKESTTGVIISDDETVTPATRYATRDRDLHLSQQRLKMIYELSERLTTLQGLTPLLNNAMDICFEMLHFERGAIGVRRPSGRLLDWPVVRNLRNSGGELTISRTLLRRALENGERAIFTPEDAAALDPTVSMIQQGIRSAMCVPLIHDDMTLGVIYGDRIQSAMGYAQEDIDFLAGIARQVSIGLINSRLADEQKRLERLSRDLELARKIQNGLLPTDLPDHDGLRVAALNEPGQLVSGDYYDVIETPDGRVWCLVADVTGEGVAAAMLMASLQAAVRVTIRESDDPAELLARWNRFLHRNTDRSRFITCLLMLLDPQRRTMRCASAGHFPPMIIRPEAKEIEEQEMETGYPLGIMEAETYPAYDIPLGDGPVSLLAYTDGVVEARDTEENMFGHASLVRAVQERTQLPPQALIKHVRKEVSHFVGAAAQSDDLTLLAARLG; encoded by the coding sequence ATGCCCCGGCTCCACCACGCGTCCATGGAGCGGGGTACGATCCCTATGGCGGAATTGCTGATCACATTGGCGGACGGGCGAACCCGTCGCGTGACCTGCGGACCGTTGCCGCAGGTCATCGGGCGGGACGCTCGCTGTGACATTCCCATCGACGACCTCAGCGCCTCGCGACAACACGCCCGGATTTCGCTGGGCCCCATCGGGTACATCGTCGAGGATATGGGCAGCAAGAACGGCACCCTGGTCAATGACGCGCCCTGCACCGGCCAGCCCCTCCGTGACGGCGATCGCGTGCTGATCGGCTCCACGGCGATAACCTTCCGGGACGGTCCAAAGGAATCCACGACCGGTGTGATCATCTCCGACGACGAGACGGTTACCCCGGCCACGCGCTACGCCACCCGCGATCGCGACCTGCATCTGTCCCAGCAGCGCCTCAAGATGATTTACGAGCTGAGCGAGCGTCTGACGACTCTTCAGGGGTTGACGCCGCTGCTCAACAATGCCATGGATATCTGCTTCGAAATGCTGCATTTCGAACGCGGGGCGATCGGCGTCCGCAGGCCAAGCGGGCGACTGCTCGATTGGCCCGTCGTGCGGAACCTGCGTAACAGCGGCGGCGAACTCACCATCAGCCGGACACTCCTGCGGCGGGCGCTCGAGAACGGCGAACGGGCGATCTTCACGCCGGAAGACGCGGCGGCCCTCGACCCGACAGTAAGCATGATCCAGCAGGGCATTCGCTCGGCCATGTGCGTGCCGCTGATCCACGACGACATGACCCTTGGCGTGATCTACGGCGACCGCATCCAGTCGGCGATGGGCTACGCGCAGGAGGATATCGACTTCCTCGCCGGCATCGCCCGGCAGGTGAGCATCGGGCTGATCAATTCCCGCCTGGCCGACGAGCAGAAGCGGCTCGAACGCCTTTCCCGAGATCTGGAACTGGCCCGCAAAATACAGAACGGGCTCCTGCCCACCGATCTGCCCGACCACGACGGACTGCGCGTCGCGGCGCTCAACGAGCCCGGGCAACTGGTCAGCGGCGATTACTACGACGTAATCGAAACACCCGACGGACGCGTGTGGTGCCTGGTGGCCGATGTCACCGGCGAGGGCGTTGCCGCGGCGATGCTCATGGCCAGCCTTCAGGCGGCCGTCCGTGTGACCATCCGCGAGTCCGACGATCCCGCCGAATTGCTGGCCCGCTGGAACCGCTTTCTGCATCGCAACACCGACCGCAGCCGGTTTATCACCTGCCTGCTGATGCTGCTCGACCCCCAGCGCCGCACCATGCGTTGCGCCTCGGCCGGGCACTTTCCGCCAATGATCATCCGCCCTGAAGCAAAGGAAATCGAAGAGCAGGAAATGGAAACCGGCTATCCGCTGGGAATCATGGAAGCGGAAACCTATCCAGCTTACGATATCCCCCTTGGTGACGGCCCCGTGTCACTTCTGGCCTATACCGACGGCGTGGTGGAAGCGAGGGACACCGAGGAGAACATGTTCGGCCACGCGTCTCTGGTTCGCGCAGTGCAGGAACGGACCCAGCTACCACCGCAGGCGCTGATCAAGCACGTTCGCAAAGAGGTGAGCCATTTCGTCGGCGCGGCCGCGCAGAGCGATGACCTGACGCTCCTGGCGGCGAGGTTGGGGTAG